In Pseudomonadaceae bacterium SI-3, the sequence TTAATGCCCGCCTTATAGCGCAGATAGCTGGGCATGCCAAACCGCGTCATCGAAGGTGACGAAATTTGTCAGAAGCGCGCGGATCCAGGCAGCGTGCATAGTTCACATTGTGTCTCCGAGCCACGCAAATCGCGGGCTAACAAAGTTGGCACGCCGGCTGCAATAGGGAGAGCAGGCTCAACTGCCTGAACATTTCAAGGAGAAACACATGAAAGCTCAGATGCAAAAAGGTTTTACCCTGATTGAATTGATGATCGTTGTAGCGATTATTGGTATTTTGGCTGCGGTGGCGCTGCCGGCTTATCAGGACTATACGACTCGCGCCAAGATCACTGAAGTGAACCTCCAGGTAAGCGCCTGTAAAAACGCCGTTGCTGAGTTCCTACAAGCAAACGGATCGTTTCCTGCAAACGCTAACGCCGCAGGTTGCAATAGCACAGTCGCAACTAAATACATGGCAGCAGGCTTAGCAGTCGACTCTGCATCAGGGAAGATCACTTCAGGCGCGATCCAGAACACCGGCTCCGCTGCAGACGGGAAGGTGTTGATTCTCCAGCCAACTTCGGATGCTGCTCGTACTACTGCTCTTGCTACCGCAGCAACGCCCATCCAGGGATGGTCTTGCGGAACCGACGCAACTGGCGGTGATCTCAAGTATTTCCCAGCTAGCTGCCGTCAGGCTGCACTTGGAGGCCTATAACGAGGTAATGCGGATCAATTCGTA encodes:
- a CDS encoding pilin, with the translated sequence MKAQMQKGFTLIELMIVVAIIGILAAVALPAYQDYTTRAKITEVNLQVSACKNAVAEFLQANGSFPANANAAGCNSTVATKYMAAGLAVDSASGKITSGAIQNTGSAADGKVLILQPTSDAARTTALATAATPIQGWSCGTDATGGDLKYFPASCRQAALGGL